A window of the Thalassospira indica genome harbors these coding sequences:
- a CDS encoding OsmC family protein — protein MSSFGAEVIWTRKECETFTDRRYSRGHIWRFDGGVEVPASSSPHVVPLPYSVEENVDPEEAFVAALSSCHMLFFLHFASDAGLLIDGYVDDASGIMETMDGKTMITKVTLKPKVTYGGTAPDVALEDELHHRAHEACFLANSVKTEVLTEPVR, from the coding sequence ATGAGCAGTTTTGGCGCAGAAGTCATCTGGACGCGCAAGGAATGCGAAACTTTCACCGATCGTCGCTATTCGCGCGGTCATATCTGGCGGTTTGACGGCGGGGTGGAAGTCCCGGCATCCTCATCGCCACATGTGGTGCCCCTGCCCTATTCGGTCGAAGAAAATGTCGACCCCGAAGAAGCCTTTGTCGCCGCCCTTTCAAGCTGCCACATGCTGTTCTTCCTGCATTTCGCATCCGATGCGGGGCTTTTGATTGACGGCTATGTCGATGATGCCAGCGGCATCATGGAAACGATGGATGGCAAGACCATGATCACCAAGGTCACCTTGAAGCCAAAAGTCACCTATGGTGGCACAGCACCTGATGTTGCGCTTGAGGATGAGCTGCATCACCGCGCCCACGAAGCTTGTTTTTTGGCCAATTCGGTCAAGACCGAAGTCCTGACCGAGCCGGTCCGCTAA
- a CDS encoding class I SAM-dependent methyltransferase → MNQASNFNLREEIKEYWSMRAATFDEQPGHEIFSEAERSAWHTLFERHFGKGDGRKALDLASGTGVISHLMHDLGFNVTGMDWSEAMLEKARAKSRERGSKITFLLGDAESTLEADNSYDVIVTRHLVWTLVDPATAFAEWFRVLKPGGKLLVVDGDFVSPTWATKFNKAMAGFLETLGLRKPVEAIAQMQTHQDILARVHFSNGARAEDVASMLRQTGFDPIAVDFDLKRIHSAQKKHISFAKGLERGAQHRYAICAQKPLEA, encoded by the coding sequence ATGAATCAGGCCAGCAACTTCAACCTGCGCGAAGAGATCAAGGAATATTGGTCGATGCGCGCGGCCACCTTCGACGAGCAGCCCGGGCACGAGATTTTCTCAGAAGCCGAACGCAGCGCGTGGCATACCTTGTTTGAGCGTCATTTTGGCAAGGGCGACGGGCGCAAGGCGCTTGATCTGGCAAGTGGCACCGGGGTTATCAGCCATCTGATGCATGATCTTGGATTTAACGTGACCGGCATGGACTGGTCGGAGGCGATGCTTGAAAAGGCGCGCGCCAAATCAAGGGAACGCGGATCAAAAATCACTTTCCTGCTGGGCGATGCGGAAAGTACCCTTGAAGCAGATAACAGCTATGACGTGATCGTCACCCGCCATCTGGTCTGGACGCTGGTTGATCCCGCTACTGCCTTTGCCGAATGGTTCCGGGTTCTTAAACCCGGTGGGAAGCTTTTGGTGGTTGATGGTGATTTTGTCTCCCCAACCTGGGCGACGAAATTCAACAAGGCGATGGCGGGTTTCCTTGAAACCCTTGGTTTGCGAAAACCGGTCGAGGCGATTGCACAGATGCAGACCCATCAAGATATTCTGGCCCGCGTGCATTTTTCAAACGGGGCACGTGCCGAAGATGTTGCATCCATGTTACGCCAAACCGGGTTCGATCCGATTGCGGTGGATTTCGATCTGAAACGCATTCACAGCGCGCAGAAAAAACACATCAGCTTCGCCAAGGGCCTGGAACGCGGCGCACAGCATCGCTATGCCATCTGCGCGCAAAAACCGTTGGAAGCTTAG
- a CDS encoding ABC transporter substrate-binding protein, whose translation MKFLGVFAALTMLVTGTAQAAESVTVTDVTGREVTVEVPVQKVILGEGRLIYGLATLDSEDPFQRVVGWRDDLKKADPQTYDIYAAKYPRIDDIPTFGGIKDGTFDIEQAISVNPDVVIMNLEAKAATEDGGFDEKLAAVGIPLVYIDFREAPMKNTDTSMKILGQLTGKEDRAAEFIKFRSDSIKNVTDRIAKANPEKPQVFIERAAGYSDECCMSFGNENFGTMVEMAGGVNIAASIIPGTFGTINPEQVVASNPDQFVGTGASWEAYSPGGAWVGLGPDADMVEARRKLVGLMEHPAFTGIKAVENGEIHAVWHQFYNSPYQFVVIEQMAKWFHPDLFADIDPEATFKELHERFLPLDYQPGYFISISDTAAN comes from the coding sequence ATGAAATTTTTGGGTGTATTTGCTGCTCTGACCATGCTGGTCACAGGCACCGCACAGGCAGCAGAATCGGTCACGGTGACCGACGTTACCGGACGTGAAGTTACAGTCGAAGTACCAGTTCAGAAGGTCATTCTGGGCGAAGGCCGCCTGATCTATGGTCTGGCGACGCTCGACAGTGAAGACCCGTTCCAGCGCGTTGTCGGCTGGCGCGATGACCTGAAAAAGGCTGATCCGCAGACCTATGACATCTATGCTGCGAAATACCCGCGCATTGATGACATTCCGACCTTTGGCGGCATTAAAGACGGCACGTTCGACATCGAACAGGCCATTTCGGTTAATCCGGATGTCGTGATCATGAACCTTGAAGCCAAGGCTGCCACCGAAGACGGCGGTTTTGACGAAAAACTCGCCGCTGTCGGCATTCCGCTGGTCTATATCGACTTCCGCGAAGCGCCGATGAAAAACACCGATACCAGCATGAAGATCCTTGGCCAACTGACCGGCAAGGAAGATCGTGCGGCCGAATTCATCAAATTCCGTTCTGACAGCATCAAGAACGTGACCGATCGCATTGCCAAGGCAAATCCGGAAAAACCGCAAGTCTTCATTGAACGTGCTGCGGGTTATTCCGATGAATGCTGCATGTCGTTTGGTAACGAGAACTTCGGCACCATGGTCGAAATGGCTGGCGGCGTGAACATCGCGGCATCCATCATCCCGGGCACCTTTGGCACGATCAACCCGGAACAGGTTGTGGCCTCCAACCCCGATCAGTTCGTTGGCACCGGTGCCAGCTGGGAAGCCTATTCCCCGGGTGGTGCATGGGTCGGTCTTGGCCCGGATGCCGATATGGTTGAAGCACGCCGCAAACTGGTTGGCTTGATGGAACACCCGGCCTTCACCGGCATCAAGGCGGTCGAAAACGGCGAAATTCACGCTGTCTGGCACCAGTTCTATAACAGCCCGTACCAGTTCGTAGTGATCGAACAGATGGCAAAATGGTTCCACCCGGACCTGTTTGCCGATATCGATCCGGAAGCAACCTTCAAGGAACTGCACGAACGCTTCCTGCCGCTGGATTACCAGCCGGGCTACTTCATCTCGATCAGCGATACAGCCGCAAACTAA
- a CDS encoding FecCD family ABC transporter permease gives MTTNQLSIEAGSVHYKARSLRRFMLLLAMAGALFLSFAIDLATGPANYPLSDVIATLLDPSSATDQLRVVIWDIRMPVALMALTVGAALSTAGAQMQTILANPLASPFTLGISAAAGFGAALALVLGVALLPAFVEFIIPLNAFIMAMGTALIIHFFSRMRGVTVETIVLLGIALVFTFNALLALLQYLASEQALAAVVFWTMGSLVKATWTKVAVTAIAVVIAIPLFARQAWALTALRLGDAKAESFGVNVQGLRLRTMLIVSLLAAIPVSFVGTIGFIGLVGPHIARMLVGEDQRFFLPASILCGALILSATSVLSKLLIPGAILPIGVITALVGVPFFFSLIFASRRKSW, from the coding sequence ATGACGACCAACCAACTCAGTATCGAAGCCGGGAGCGTGCATTACAAGGCACGCTCCCTGCGTCGTTTCATGCTCCTGCTTGCAATGGCGGGCGCATTGTTTCTTTCATTTGCCATTGATCTGGCAACGGGTCCGGCGAACTATCCGTTATCAGACGTGATCGCCACCCTGCTTGATCCTTCGTCGGCGACTGATCAGTTACGCGTGGTGATCTGGGATATCCGCATGCCGGTCGCCCTGATGGCGTTGACCGTGGGCGCGGCGCTGTCGACCGCTGGCGCACAAATGCAGACAATCCTTGCCAATCCGCTGGCAAGCCCGTTTACGCTGGGCATTTCGGCCGCCGCCGGGTTTGGCGCGGCACTGGCACTTGTACTGGGGGTCGCCCTTCTACCGGCCTTTGTTGAATTCATCATTCCGCTCAATGCCTTCATCATGGCGATGGGCACGGCCCTGATCATTCATTTCTTCAGCCGCATGCGTGGTGTAACGGTTGAAACCATCGTGTTGCTTGGCATTGCGCTGGTCTTCACCTTCAATGCGCTTCTGGCCCTGTTGCAGTATCTGGCAAGTGAACAGGCCCTTGCGGCTGTTGTCTTCTGGACCATGGGGTCACTGGTCAAGGCGACCTGGACCAAGGTGGCGGTCACCGCCATCGCGGTCGTTATCGCCATTCCGCTGTTTGCCCGTCAGGCATGGGCACTGACCGCCCTTCGTCTAGGCGATGCCAAGGCGGAAAGCTTTGGGGTGAATGTGCAGGGGCTTCGTCTGCGCACCATGCTGATTGTCAGCCTTCTGGCCGCCATTCCGGTTTCCTTTGTCGGCACCATTGGCTTCATCGGGCTTGTCGGGCCGCATATTGCCCGCATGCTGGTGGGTGAAGATCAACGCTTCTTCCTACCGGCATCAATCCTGTGCGGTGCCCTGATCCTGTCGGCAACGTCCGTGTTGTCAAAGCTGCTGATCCCGGGCGCCATCCTGCCCATCGGGGTGATTACCGCCCTTGTCGGTGTACCCTTCTTCTTCTCGCTGATTTTCGCAAGTCGGAGGAAATCATGGTAA
- a CDS encoding ABC transporter ATP-binding protein: MVTLRLENIGTRYGKVQVVSDVTTPTIQPGTVTAVIGPNAAGKSSLFRRVAGLAKGDGIVDLGSHRKERNTICYMPQDTGSTAVLSVYESIILAAKQGSSLRVRADELTRIDDILAALRIGDLAARNLGELSGGQRQLVAIAQTLVRDPKILLMDEPTSALDLHRQMEVLSFMRDVAKGQNIIVLIAIHDLNHALQYCDQAMAIRNGKMVAFGPCSDVIDSDLLRDVYQVDGHVELNSLGHPHIVLRGPSDETNSRHNTATARKTLTEVAQAAQ; the protein is encoded by the coding sequence ATGGTAACGCTGCGTCTCGAAAATATCGGAACCCGTTATGGCAAGGTGCAGGTGGTATCTGACGTTACCACCCCGACCATCCAGCCAGGCACCGTAACTGCCGTCATCGGCCCGAATGCGGCCGGAAAATCCAGCCTGTTTCGCCGCGTGGCCGGCCTTGCAAAGGGCGACGGTATTGTTGATCTCGGATCACACCGCAAGGAACGCAATACGATTTGTTATATGCCTCAGGATACTGGCTCAACCGCGGTGCTGTCGGTCTATGAATCGATCATTCTGGCCGCCAAGCAGGGATCAAGCCTGCGCGTCCGGGCAGATGAACTGACACGTATTGACGATATTCTGGCCGCCCTTCGTATTGGCGATCTCGCGGCGCGTAACTTGGGCGAACTTAGCGGCGGGCAACGCCAGTTGGTCGCCATTGCCCAAACGTTGGTGCGTGATCCGAAAATCCTGTTGATGGATGAACCGACATCAGCCCTTGATCTACATCGCCAGATGGAAGTCCTGTCCTTTATGCGCGATGTTGCCAAGGGCCAGAACATCATCGTCCTGATCGCCATTCACGACCTGAACCACGCCCTGCAATATTGCGATCAGGCCATGGCCATCCGCAATGGCAAAATGGTCGCGTTCGGTCCGTGTTCTGATGTCATCGATAGCGACCTTCTGCGCGATGTCTATCAGGTTGATGGGCATGTCGAACTCAATTCGCTTGGCCATCCGCATATCGTCCTGCGCGGCCCGAGCGATGAAACCAACAGTCGGCACAATACGGCCACGGCCCGCAAGACCCTGACGGAGGTCGCACAGGCTGCACAATAG
- a CDS encoding ethanolamine ammonia-lyase subunit EutB, translating into MQTGAPFSFERFTFPDLKTLLAKASPLRSGDLLAGLAASSDEERVAARFALADVPLKQFLTEALVPYEDDDVTRMIIDDHDADAFAPVSSMTVGDFRNWLLTDDATPEALKHLAPGLTPEMVAAVSKLMRNQDLIAVAKKCHVVTAFRNTVGLPGHLSVRLQPNHPTDDPAGVAASILDGLMHGSGDAVIGINPATDSPEAMIELLKLIDEVRERIDIPTQSCVLAHVTTAIDVMARNAPVDLVFQSIAGTQKANESFGITQAMLAEAEDAAKGLKRGTVGNNVMYFETGQGAALSADAHEGIDQQTVEARAYAVARKYSPLLVNTVVGFIGPEYLFDGKQITRAGLEDHFCGKLLGVPMGCDVCYTNHAEADQDDMDNLLTLLGVAGCNFVIGVPGADDIMLNYQSTSFHDAMYLRSVLGLQPAPEFAAWLRKMEILDQHGRTRPQLDGQAAQNLLAWSGAA; encoded by the coding sequence TTGCAGACCGGCGCGCCATTCAGTTTTGAACGCTTTACCTTTCCCGACCTGAAAACCCTGTTGGCAAAGGCAAGCCCGCTTCGGTCCGGCGATTTGCTGGCGGGGCTTGCGGCAAGTTCGGATGAAGAACGGGTGGCAGCGCGCTTTGCGCTGGCCGATGTGCCGCTTAAACAGTTTCTGACCGAGGCACTGGTCCCCTACGAGGACGACGACGTCACGCGCATGATCATTGATGATCATGATGCAGATGCCTTTGCACCGGTTTCCTCGATGACCGTCGGTGATTTTCGCAACTGGCTTCTGACCGACGATGCGACCCCCGAAGCACTTAAACATCTGGCCCCCGGCCTAACGCCTGAAATGGTCGCGGCGGTGTCAAAACTGATGCGCAATCAAGACCTGATCGCGGTTGCCAAGAAATGCCATGTCGTGACCGCCTTTCGCAATACGGTCGGCCTGCCCGGCCATCTATCAGTGCGCCTGCAACCCAACCATCCGACCGATGATCCCGCGGGTGTTGCGGCCTCGATCCTTGATGGTCTGATGCATGGTAGCGGCGATGCGGTCATTGGCATCAACCCGGCCACTGACAGCCCGGAAGCGATGATTGAGCTTCTCAAACTGATTGATGAGGTTCGCGAACGGATCGATATCCCGACCCAGTCGTGCGTTTTGGCCCATGTCACGACGGCGATTGATGTTATGGCGCGCAATGCCCCGGTTGATCTGGTGTTCCAGTCGATTGCCGGCACGCAAAAGGCCAATGAAAGCTTTGGCATCACCCAGGCCATGCTGGCCGAGGCCGAAGACGCCGCCAAGGGGCTTAAGCGCGGCACGGTCGGCAACAATGTCATGTATTTTGAAACCGGGCAGGGTGCTGCGCTTTCGGCCGATGCCCACGAAGGCATCGATCAGCAAACTGTCGAGGCGCGTGCCTATGCAGTGGCGCGCAAATACTCGCCGCTTCTGGTCAATACCGTGGTCGGCTTTATCGGCCCGGAATATCTGTTTGATGGCAAGCAAATCACCCGCGCGGGGCTTGAGGACCATTTTTGTGGCAAGTTGCTTGGCGTGCCAATGGGCTGTGATGTTTGCTATACCAACCATGCCGAGGCCGATCAGGATGACATGGACAACCTGCTGACCCTTCTGGGCGTTGCTGGCTGTAACTTCGTCATCGGGGTGCCCGGTGCGGATGACATCATGCTCAATTACCAAAGCACGAGTTTCCATGATGCGATGTATCTGCGCTCTGTGCTGGGTCTGCAACCGGCCCCGGAATTTGCCGCCTGGCTGCGCAAGATGGAAATCCTTGATCAGCATGGCCGAACCCGTCCACAACTTGACGGGCAGGCAGCGCAAAACCTTCTGGCATGGTCGGGGGCCGCTTAA
- the eutC gene encoding ethanolamine ammonia-lyase subunit EutC yields the protein MSNLTNKKIPSGLDPWNTLRAHTDARIGLGRVGDGLPTERLLEFQMAHARARDSVHMAFEPNSVRDQLDGLDHAVLDVHSAAPDRPTYLQRPDLGRLLDEDSVAALGKHAGDYDVAFILADGLSARATHDHAANTLKLILDHLGESWSVAPITLATQSRVGLGDEIGAALGAKLTVMLIGERPGLSSADSLGCYLTWGPRRGRSNADRNCVSNIRSAGLTPEKAAKKIAYLMVESRKMGLSGVALKDNSSNPELIEG from the coding sequence ATGAGCAATCTGACCAACAAGAAAATCCCGAGCGGCCTTGATCCCTGGAACACACTTCGTGCCCATACCGATGCCCGTATCGGCCTTGGCCGGGTCGGCGACGGGTTGCCGACCGAACGGTTGCTTGAATTCCAGATGGCGCATGCCCGCGCCCGGGATTCTGTGCATATGGCCTTTGAACCCAACTCCGTGCGCGACCAGCTTGATGGGCTTGACCACGCAGTCCTTGATGTCCATTCCGCCGCACCAGATCGACCGACCTATTTGCAGCGACCCGATCTTGGCCGATTGCTGGACGAAGACTCTGTTGCAGCACTTGGCAAGCATGCCGGGGACTATGACGTTGCGTTCATTCTGGCCGATGGCCTTTCAGCCCGCGCCACCCATGACCATGCGGCAAATACCTTGAAGCTGATCCTTGATCACTTGGGGGAAAGCTGGTCTGTCGCCCCGATCACACTGGCCACCCAGTCACGTGTCGGATTGGGGGATGAAATTGGTGCGGCACTGGGTGCCAAGCTGACAGTGATGCTGATCGGCGAACGCCCGGGGCTTTCGAGTGCAGATTCACTTGGCTGCTATCTGACCTGGGGGCCAAGGCGCGGGCGATCTAATGCCGATCGCAACTGTGTTTCCAACATCCGTTCGGCGGGCTTAACCCCGGAAAAGGCTGCGAAAAAGATCGCTTATCTGATGGTCGAATCGCGCAAGATGGGTCTGTCTGGTGTGGCGCTTAAGGACAACTCATCCAACCCGGAACTGATCGAAGGCTAG
- a CDS encoding YciI family protein, giving the protein MFVVSLNYKVPLEQVDAHIEDHIAWLKQAYAKGMFLASGRKIPRDGGLILAKGDRAALEDELTHDPFHQHDLADYHITEFDPVMVADGLEALKV; this is encoded by the coding sequence ATGTTCGTTGTCTCGCTGAACTACAAGGTTCCGCTTGAACAGGTCGATGCGCATATCGAAGACCATATCGCGTGGCTAAAGCAGGCCTATGCAAAGGGTATGTTTCTGGCATCCGGGCGCAAGATCCCGCGCGATGGCGGGCTTATCCTTGCCAAGGGGGATCGTGCTGCACTGGAAGATGAACTGACCCACGATCCGTTTCACCAGCATGATCTCGCCGATTACCACATCACCGAGTTTGATCCGGTGATGGTGGCAGACGGACTTGAGGCACTTAAGGTCTAG
- a CDS encoding rubrerythrin family protein: protein MALKGTRTEANLRAAFAAEAQTNRRYLYFAQQADIEGYTEAAELFRTAAEAETGHAFGHLEFLETAGDPLTGKELGTTRLNLEAAIAQEKDEAETAYPEMARIAREEGLEDIAAWFESLARVEAAHADRIERLLTRMGSKTDGA from the coding sequence ATGGCGCTTAAGGGAACACGTACCGAGGCAAACCTGCGCGCGGCCTTTGCCGCCGAGGCACAAACCAATCGTCGTTATCTTTACTTTGCCCAGCAGGCCGACATCGAAGGCTACACCGAGGCAGCCGAGCTGTTTCGCACCGCGGCTGAAGCCGAAACCGGCCATGCATTCGGCCATCTGGAATTTCTTGAAACAGCGGGCGATCCGTTGACTGGCAAAGAATTGGGCACCACTCGCCTGAACCTTGAAGCGGCCATCGCGCAGGAAAAGGACGAGGCCGAAACGGCTTATCCCGAAATGGCCCGCATCGCGCGTGAAGAGGGCTTAGAAGATATCGCTGCATGGTTTGAAAGCCTGGCCCGCGTGGAAGCCGCCCATGCAGATCGCATCGAACGTCTTCTTACCCGGATGGGGAGCAAAACGGACGGTGCATAA
- the irrA gene encoding iron response transcriptional regulator IrrA translates to MGHTSRPYTNALNRLKDANLRPTRQRLALARLLFDDGHRHVTAEQLHSEAMSNNIKVSLATVYNTLHQFTDARLLNEIVIDSGRSYFDTNTEPHYHFYCEEDGMLSDIPAGDVKIANIPNMPNGTELASVDLVFRLRRNQAAKDAA, encoded by the coding sequence ATGGGACATACATCGCGTCCATATACCAACGCGCTTAACCGGCTCAAGGATGCCAATCTGCGTCCGACGCGTCAGCGTCTGGCACTGGCACGTTTGCTGTTTGATGACGGCCATCGTCATGTCACAGCAGAACAGCTGCATTCCGAAGCCATGAGCAACAATATCAAGGTATCGCTGGCAACGGTTTACAACACGCTGCACCAGTTCACTGATGCGCGCCTTCTCAATGAAATCGTGATTGATTCGGGTCGGTCCTATTTCGATACCAACACCGAACCGCATTACCATTTCTATTGTGAAGAAGACGGCATGCTGTCTGACATTCCGGCAGGTGACGTCAAGATCGCCAACATTCCGAACATGCCCAACGGCACAGAACTGGCATCGGTTGATCTGGTATTCCGACTGCGTCGCAACCAGGCGGCGAAGGACGCAGCCTAA
- a CDS encoding NAD(P)H-dependent flavin oxidoreductase, with protein sequence MKALKPLVMSGKEVLPVIEGGKGVAVSTGKSSGAWAAAGGIGTFSAVNADSYDENGNLVPIEYAGKTRSDRHQELIAYGIRGGIAQAQIAHEMRNGEGRLHMNVLWEMGGAEPILHGVLEGAKGLIHGVTCGAGMPYKIAQISAQYGVHYYPIVSSARAFRALWLRAYKKTPEWLGGVVYEDPWRAGGHNGLSNSEDPLVPEDPFPRVAALREFMNSVGLNDVPIIMAGGVWFLRDFEDWIDNPEVAPVAFQFGTRPLLTQESEISDEWKQRLTSLKNGDVSLHKFSPTGFYSSAVRNAFLEDLHQRSDRQVRYSRTAEADLHVGIPLGRRGRPIYVREDDADKVKAWLDAGYTEGMPTPDDTMVFVTPESALTIKKDQIDCMGCLSQCQFSNWEQHEGTTGKRADPRSFCIQKTLQSIAHGAKVENELMFAGHNAYKFGEDPFYANGNIPTVKELVDRIMTGD encoded by the coding sequence TTGAAAGCCCTTAAACCGCTCGTCATGTCGGGTAAAGAAGTCTTGCCAGTTATCGAAGGTGGCAAAGGCGTTGCTGTATCGACGGGTAAAAGTTCCGGCGCATGGGCTGCTGCCGGTGGTATCGGGACTTTTTCCGCTGTGAATGCCGATTCTTATGATGAGAACGGCAATCTGGTCCCGATCGAATATGCAGGAAAAACCCGCAGTGACCGCCATCAGGAACTGATTGCCTACGGCATTCGTGGTGGTATTGCACAAGCACAGATCGCACATGAAATGCGGAACGGCGAAGGCCGTCTGCACATGAACGTATTGTGGGAAATGGGCGGTGCCGAACCGATCCTTCACGGCGTTCTTGAAGGTGCCAAAGGCCTGATCCACGGGGTAACCTGTGGTGCCGGCATGCCCTACAAGATTGCTCAGATTTCTGCGCAATACGGCGTTCACTATTATCCGATTGTCTCGTCAGCCCGTGCTTTCCGCGCATTGTGGCTGCGGGCCTATAAAAAGACCCCGGAATGGCTGGGTGGCGTGGTTTACGAAGATCCGTGGCGCGCTGGAGGCCATAATGGTCTGTCGAATTCCGAAGATCCGCTGGTGCCCGAGGATCCGTTCCCGCGTGTTGCGGCCCTTCGTGAATTCATGAACTCCGTTGGTCTGAATGATGTTCCAATCATCATGGCAGGCGGTGTCTGGTTCCTGCGTGATTTCGAAGACTGGATCGACAACCCCGAAGTGGCCCCGGTGGCCTTCCAGTTTGGCACGCGTCCGCTTCTGACACAGGAAAGCGAGATTTCCGACGAATGGAAACAGCGCCTGACCAGTCTTAAGAATGGCGACGTATCGCTGCATAAGTTCAGCCCGACTGGCTTCTATAGCTCGGCTGTGCGCAATGCGTTCCTTGAAGATCTGCATCAGCGTTCTGATCGTCAGGTACGCTATTCGCGTACCGCCGAGGCGGATCTGCATGTCGGTATTCCGCTGGGCCGTCGCGGCCGTCCGATCTATGTGCGTGAAGACGATGCCGACAAGGTCAAGGCTTGGCTTGATGCCGGCTATACCGAAGGCATGCCGACCCCGGATGACACCATGGTGTTTGTCACCCCGGAAAGCGCACTGACGATCAAGAAAGATCAGATCGACTGCATGGGTTGCCTGTCACAGTGCCAGTTCTCCAACTGGGAACAGCATGAAGGCACCACTGGCAAGCGTGCTGACCCGCGTTCCTTCTGTATCCAGAAGACGCTCCAGAGCATTGCCCATGGCGCAAAAGTTGAAAATGAACTGATGTTTGCCGGTCACAATGCCTACAAGTTTGGCGAAGACCCGTTCTACGCCAACGGTAATATTCCGACTGTGAAGGAACTGGTCGACCGCATCATGACGGGCGACTGA